In Dolichospermum flos-aquae CCAP 1403/13F, the following proteins share a genomic window:
- a CDS encoding Uma2 family endonuclease, producing MMITQELECRENISQDVIFPPSDLYSDEPPVETELHLRQIILLFKCLEWLWKDRYDFYAAGNLTIYYSPNQKKSEYFRGPDFFVVLGTERKTRKSWVVWNEDGKYPNVILEILSPTTANTDREYKKELYQNTFRTPDYFWFDPYTLEFAGFHLLDGKYQPLEANEKGHLWSEQLDLYLGIHEGLLRYFTPEGKLVFSPEETAERLAAKLRELNIDPDTI from the coding sequence ATGATGATTACTCAAGAATTAGAATGTAGAGAAAACATCTCTCAAGATGTGATTTTTCCCCCCAGTGATTTATATAGTGATGAACCTCCCGTGGAAACAGAACTACATTTAAGACAAATAATTCTCCTTTTCAAATGTCTAGAATGGTTGTGGAAAGATAGATATGATTTCTATGCTGCGGGAAATCTCACCATTTATTATAGTCCTAATCAGAAAAAATCAGAATATTTCCGAGGTCCTGATTTCTTTGTTGTGCTAGGAACAGAACGCAAAACTCGGAAAAGTTGGGTAGTTTGGAATGAAGACGGTAAATATCCCAATGTAATTTTAGAAATTCTCTCACCAACTACAGCGAATACAGATAGAGAATACAAAAAAGAACTTTATCAAAATACTTTCCGCACACCGGATTATTTTTGGTTTGATCCTTATACACTAGAATTTGCAGGTTTTCATTTATTAGATGGAAAATATCAACCTCTAGAAGCAAATGAAAAAGGACATTTATGGAGTGAACAATTAGATTTATATTTGGGAATTCATGAGGGATTATTGCGGTATTTCACACCAGAAGGAAAGCTAGTTTTTAGCCCTGAAGAAACCGCAGAACGTTTAGCAGCAAAATTGCGGGAGTTAAATATAGATCCTGATACAATTTAA
- a CDS encoding type ISP restriction/modification enzyme: MSRLLVTQYQAEVEKIIQYGGSRKETSIRVAFQNLLNEYCKPRDFLLIPELDYRLPNGKLVYPDGTIKDALRLDWGYWESKDQYDKLDEEIEKKLNKGYPDSNILFEDSQTAVLIQSSTETMRVSMRDADAVDGIITSFINYVRPEVKDFREAIEIFKQDLPTVLNSLRDLIDCQGENNRSFQTARDKFWGICKESINPEISLFDIREMMIQHILTEDIFINIFNESQFHRENNIAGELQRVISTFFTGSVKKNTLGTIERYYAVIRRTAANIYNHQEKQKFLKALYENFYKAYNPKAADRLGIVYTPNEIVRFMIESTDFLVHKHFGKLLADKDVEILDPATGTGTFITELIDYLPKQSLEHKYKHEIHCNEVAILPYYIANLNIEYTYKQKMGVYEEFENICFVDTLDNTSFAGKQLDLFAMSVENTARIKRQNDRTISVIIGNPPYNAKQENFNDNNANRYYTAIDKLIKESYIKYSKAQNNIVVYDMYTRFIRWASDRLGKNGIIAFITNSSFIDGRTFDGFRKAVSDDFSYIYIIDLHGDVRKNPKLSGTTHNVFGIQTGVAIMFLVKKENSDFNNCQIFYIRRPDFDTANEKLKFLSQTKFNQIPFEHIRPDKNYNWINQSDNDFENLLPLVDKDVKAGKGEEAVFKLFSRGVATQRDEWVYDLSETVLEEKVKFLIEVYQKTLKDSNYPEKDTIKWDRELNKYLDRRINKTFQPEQIIKSSYRPFYNQYFYFDKHFNGMTYQWFDILNENDTENKYIAFSASGNTKPFHCLGSNTIIDLHLTGDSQCLPLYRYDKEGKRIDNITDWGLKQIQTHYQDPTITKIDIFHYTYAVLHNPAYRSKYELNLKREFPRLPYYENFQKWVNWGKQLMELHINYETVTPYHLTRLDIPLKDHTSTSLSNQKTPKAKLKADKTKNSIILDDVTTLENIPKIAWEYMLGNRCALEWILDQYKEKKPKDPTIAEKFNTYRFADYKEQVIDLLMRVCTVSVETMNIIREME; this comes from the coding sequence ATGTCTAGACTCCTGGTGACACAATATCAAGCCGAAGTCGAAAAAATCATTCAATATGGTGGTTCTCGCAAAGAAACTTCTATTCGTGTGGCTTTTCAAAATCTGCTAAATGAATATTGCAAACCGAGAGATTTTTTACTGATTCCTGAATTAGATTATAGATTACCAAATGGTAAACTTGTTTATCCCGATGGCACAATTAAAGATGCTTTGCGGTTAGATTGGGGTTATTGGGAAAGCAAAGATCAATATGATAAATTAGATGAAGAAATAGAAAAGAAATTAAATAAAGGTTATCCCGATAGTAATATTTTATTTGAAGATTCCCAAACTGCGGTTTTAATTCAATCTAGCACAGAAACCATGCGTGTATCTATGCGCGATGCTGACGCAGTAGATGGAATTATTACCAGTTTTATTAATTATGTGCGTCCTGAAGTTAAGGATTTTCGGGAAGCGATAGAAATTTTTAAGCAAGATTTACCCACTGTACTAAATTCTCTCAGAGATTTGATAGATTGCCAAGGGGAAAATAACAGATCTTTTCAAACTGCGCGGGATAAGTTTTGGGGAATTTGCAAAGAATCAATTAACCCAGAAATCAGTTTATTTGATATTCGGGAAATGATGATTCAGCATATTTTGACAGAAGATATTTTTATCAATATTTTTAATGAATCGCAATTTCACAGAGAAAATAATATTGCGGGAGAATTACAAAGGGTAATTTCTACCTTTTTCACGGGAAGCGTTAAGAAAAACACTTTGGGAACGATTGAAAGATATTATGCAGTGATTAGACGCACTGCGGCTAATATTTATAATCATCAAGAAAAACAGAAGTTTCTCAAAGCCTTATATGAGAATTTCTACAAAGCATATAATCCTAAAGCTGCGGATAGATTAGGTATTGTTTATACTCCCAATGAAATTGTTAGGTTTATGATAGAAAGTACAGATTTTTTAGTACATAAACATTTTGGGAAGTTGTTAGCAGATAAAGATGTCGAAATTTTAGATCCTGCGACGGGAACGGGGACTTTTATTACTGAGTTGATTGATTATTTACCAAAGCAGAGTTTAGAACACAAATATAAACATGAAATTCATTGTAATGAGGTGGCAATTTTGCCTTATTATATTGCAAATTTGAATATTGAATACACCTATAAACAGAAAATGGGTGTGTATGAGGAGTTTGAAAATATTTGTTTTGTGGATACTTTGGATAATACATCTTTTGCGGGTAAGCAATTAGATTTGTTTGCTATGAGTGTGGAGAATACTGCAAGAATCAAAAGACAGAATGATAGAACTATTTCGGTGATTATTGGTAATCCTCCTTATAATGCAAAACAGGAAAACTTTAATGATAACAATGCTAATCGTTATTATACAGCTATAGATAAGTTAATTAAGGAAAGTTATATTAAATATAGTAAAGCTCAAAATAATATTGTTGTTTATGATATGTATACTCGGTTTATTAGATGGGCTTCTGATAGACTAGGTAAAAATGGGATTATTGCGTTTATCACTAATTCATCTTTTATTGACGGAAGAACATTTGATGGTTTTAGAAAAGCTGTAAGTGATGATTTTAGTTATATTTACATTATAGATTTACATGGTGATGTCAGGAAAAATCCTAAACTTTCAGGAACAACACATAATGTTTTTGGGATTCAAACTGGTGTAGCTATTATGTTTTTGGTAAAGAAAGAAAATAGTGATTTTAATAATTGCCAAATATTTTATATTCGTCGTCCTGACTTTGATACAGCAAATGAGAAATTAAAGTTTTTGTCTCAAACTAAATTTAATCAAATTCCTTTTGAACATATTAGACCAGATAAAAACTATAATTGGATAAATCAATCTGATAATGATTTTGAAAATCTTTTACCTTTGGTTGATAAAGATGTCAAAGCAGGTAAAGGAGAAGAAGCTGTATTTAAGTTATTTTCTAGAGGTGTAGCAACACAAAGAGATGAATGGGTTTATGATTTATCTGAAACTGTGTTAGAAGAAAAAGTAAAATTTTTAATTGAAGTTTATCAGAAGACGTTAAAAGATTCAAATTACCCGGAAAAGGATACAATTAAATGGGATAGAGAATTAAATAAATATTTAGATAGAAGAATCAATAAAACTTTTCAACCTGAACAAATTATAAAAAGTTCATACCGTCCTTTCTATAATCAGTATTTTTACTTTGATAAGCATTTTAATGGAATGACTTATCAATGGTTTGATATTTTAAATGAAAACGATACAGAAAACAAATATATAGCTTTTTCAGCGTCAGGAAATACAAAACCCTTTCATTGTTTAGGTAGTAACACAATTATTGATTTACATTTAACCGGTGATTCTCAATGTCTCCCCCTCTACCGTTACGACAAAGAAGGAAAACGTATTGATAACATAACTGACTGGGGACTAAAACAAATTCAAACCCATTATCAAGATCCAACAATTACCAAAATAGACATCTTTCATTATACCTACGCAGTCTTACATAACCCAGCTTATCGCAGCAAATACGAACTCAACCTCAAACGCGAATTTCCCCGTTTACCATATTATGAAAACTTCCAAAAATGGGTTAATTGGGGTAAACAACTCATGGAATTACATATTAATTATGAAACAGTCACACCTTATCACCTAACCCGTCTTGATATTCCCTTAAAAGATCATACTTCGACTTCGCTCAGTAATCAAAAAACACCCAAAGCAAAACTAAAAGCCGATAAAACCAAAAACAGTATTATCCTAGATGATGTCACCACATTAGAAAATATTCCGAAAATAGCTTGGGAATATATGCTGGGTAATCGTTGTGCGTTAGAATGGATATTAGATCAATATAAAGAAAAGAAACCAAAAGATCCAACAATTGCGGAAAAATTCAATACCTATCGTTTCGCAGATTACAAAGAACAGGTAATAGATTTATTAATGAGAGTCTGTACCGTGAGTGTAGAAACAATGAATATAATTAGAGAAATGGAATAA
- a CDS encoding DUF6825 family protein, whose translation MSNPLVQAFFVGRAVAEVINERVEVALTDALSELGKFDAETKEQLRQFTEEVMARANRAAESSATGTTTGNSSSGGDSVDLQTEIDELRAEIALLRSELQKHRNAAK comes from the coding sequence ATGAGTAATCCCCTTGTGCAAGCCTTTTTCGTAGGCAGAGCAGTAGCTGAAGTGATTAATGAGCGTGTAGAAGTCGCCTTGACTGATGCTTTGAGTGAACTAGGCAAATTTGATGCTGAAACTAAAGAGCAACTACGCCAGTTTACAGAAGAAGTGATGGCACGAGCTAATCGAGCAGCGGAATCGTCTGCAACTGGTACAACCACAGGTAATAGTTCATCTGGGGGAGATTCAGTAGACTTACAGACCGAAATTGACGAATTAAGGGCAGAAATCGCTCTATTAAGAAGTGAATTGCAGAAGCATCGTAATGCTGCAAAATAG
- a CDS encoding ABC1 kinase family protein has protein sequence MEQGYSDKAYRWNREEYSSKRRFVDIWSFVLTLMFKIWRYNKDWSYSGGVTESKQAARRKAQAIWIRTTFLDLGPTFIKIGQLFSTRADIFSAEYVEELSKLQDRVPAFSYEQVEGIIEQELGKTVPTLFQDFEPVPLAAASLGQVHKATLYTGESVVVKVQRPGLKKLFEIDLGILKGIARYFQDHPKWGRGRDWMGIYEECCRILWEEIDYLNEGRNADTFRRNFRPYDWVKVPRVYWRYATSRVITLEYVPGIKVSQYDALDAAGVDRKAIARYGAQAYLHQLLNNGFFHADPHPGNLAVSPDGALIFYDFGMMGTIKSNVREGLMETLFGIAQKDGDRVVKSLVDLGALAPVDDMGPVRRSVQFMLDHFMDKPFENQSVAAISEDLYELAYDQPFRFPATFTFVMRAFSTLEGVGKGLDPEFNFMEVAQPYAMQLMTDNSSSEGNSFLNELSRQAVQVSSTALGLPRRLEDTLDKIERGDIRLRVRSVETERLIRRQSNIQLAISYALIISGFTIAGTILLVSHYVWLASFIGLIAASVSFMLIRLLLRLDRYDRMY, from the coding sequence ATGGAACAAGGTTACTCAGACAAAGCATACCGTTGGAATCGGGAAGAATACTCTAGCAAACGCCGCTTTGTGGATATTTGGTCTTTTGTCTTGACCTTGATGTTCAAAATTTGGCGCTATAACAAAGATTGGAGTTACTCCGGTGGTGTAACAGAATCTAAGCAAGCAGCTAGACGCAAAGCCCAAGCAATCTGGATTAGAACCACGTTTTTAGATTTGGGTCCGACTTTTATTAAGATTGGACAATTGTTTTCAACTCGTGCGGATATTTTCTCTGCTGAATATGTGGAGGAGTTATCTAAGTTACAAGATAGAGTCCCAGCATTTAGTTATGAACAGGTAGAAGGAATTATTGAGCAGGAATTAGGTAAGACTGTTCCCACACTTTTCCAAGATTTTGAACCTGTTCCCCTCGCTGCTGCTAGTTTGGGTCAAGTCCACAAGGCCACCTTGTATACTGGTGAGTCCGTAGTTGTCAAAGTCCAACGGCCTGGACTCAAAAAGCTGTTTGAAATTGATTTAGGCATTCTTAAAGGTATTGCCCGCTATTTTCAAGATCATCCTAAATGGGGACGCGGCAGAGATTGGATGGGTATATATGAAGAATGTTGTCGCATTCTCTGGGAAGAAATTGATTATCTGAATGAAGGACGCAATGCCGATACTTTTCGCCGGAATTTCCGCCCTTATGATTGGGTGAAAGTACCGAGGGTTTATTGGCGTTATGCTACTTCTAGAGTAATTACTTTGGAGTATGTGCCAGGGATTAAAGTTAGTCAGTATGATGCTTTAGATGCTGCGGGTGTAGATAGAAAAGCGATCGCTCGCTATGGCGCACAAGCCTATCTTCATCAACTTCTCAACAATGGTTTCTTCCACGCTGACCCCCACCCCGGTAATCTGGCAGTTAGTCCCGACGGGGCTTTGATTTTCTACGACTTCGGGATGATGGGAACAATTAAATCCAATGTCCGCGAAGGATTAATGGAAACGTTATTTGGTATCGCCCAAAAAGACGGCGATCGGGTGGTAAAATCTCTAGTTGATTTAGGAGCGCTTGCCCCAGTTGATGACATGGGACCAGTCCGTCGTTCAGTCCAGTTTATGCTGGATCACTTCATGGATAAGCCCTTTGAAAATCAATCAGTGGCAGCCATCAGTGAAGACTTGTATGAACTCGCTTATGATCAACCATTTAGATTTCCAGCCACTTTTACCTTCGTCATGCGTGCCTTTTCTACCCTCGAAGGCGTTGGTAAAGGTCTAGATCCAGAATTTAACTTTATGGAAGTTGCCCAGCCTTATGCAATGCAGCTTATGACAGATAACAGTAGTTCTGAGGGGAATAGTTTCTTGAATGAATTAAGTCGTCAAGCAGTCCAAGTCAGTAGCACTGCTTTAGGATTACCACGAAGATTAGAAGATACCCTAGATAAAATAGAACGTGGTGATATCCGTCTGCGAGTTCGCTCCGTCGAAACTGAACGCCTGATCCGGCGACAGAGTAATATACAACTGGCAATAAGTTATGCTCTTATTATCAGTGGTTTTACAATTGCTGGTACAATTCTCCTAGTTAGCCATTATGTCTGGTTAGCAAGCTTTATTGGTTTAATTGCCGCATCAGTTTCATTCATGCTGATTCGGTTGCTTTTACGCCTCGACCGTTATGATCGGATGTATTAA
- a CDS encoding Stp1/IreP family PP2C-type Ser/Thr phosphatase, producing MKLESTGCTDPGLIRAYNQDSYYIDPTGRFFIVADGMGGHAGGEEASRIATAEICAYLEQNWQSPESSSKLLEQALSTANKAIVQDQHNHPERADMGTTAVVVVIRPDELPVCGHVGDSRLYRLRESQLEQITEDHTWIAKAMKIGDITLDEARVHPYRHVLSSCLGREDLNHIDIQQLTLENGDRLLLCSDGLTEELINPQILGYIRDTPSLEQAAHDLVEAAKEQGGHDNITVVLVSVEA from the coding sequence ATGAAACTTGAATCTACCGGTTGTACAGATCCGGGGCTTATTCGTGCTTATAATCAAGATTCGTACTATATTGATCCCACAGGGCGATTCTTTATAGTTGCTGACGGTATGGGTGGTCATGCAGGAGGAGAAGAGGCTAGTCGCATCGCTACTGCCGAAATTTGTGCATATCTAGAGCAAAATTGGCAATCCCCCGAATCTTCCTCAAAACTCCTAGAACAAGCTTTATCCACTGCAAATAAAGCCATAGTTCAAGATCAGCACAATCATCCTGAACGTGCTGATATGGGAACTACAGCCGTAGTAGTAGTTATCCGTCCAGATGAATTACCTGTATGCGGTCATGTTGGTGATTCCCGTCTCTACCGTCTGCGAGAATCACAATTAGAACAAATTACAGAAGACCATACATGGATTGCCAAAGCCATGAAAATCGGTGATATTACTCTTGATGAAGCTAGGGTTCATCCCTATCGTCATGTTTTATCCAGTTGTTTAGGTAGGGAAGACCTCAACCACATTGATATTCAGCAACTAACTCTGGAAAATGGCGATCGCTTACTGCTCTGTAGTGATGGACTTACAGAAGAACTTATAAATCCACAAATCCTTGGATACATCAGGGACACACCTTCTTTAGAACAAGCTGCTCATGACCTAGTTGAAGCCGCCAAAGAACAAGGTGGACACGATAATATTACCGTCGTCCTTGTATCCGTAGAAGCCTGA